The DNA region CCCactgtctttaaaatgtaatacttgcattatgtaataaccaAACAAATGATGtcttcatttataaaatgtgttgtgacataataacaatgtatattttattcatttatgaaTCATACCgactcaaaatgtattttgaaagaCACTTTAAGTTCAGTAGATTATCTTTTATTGGCCAAATTTACATTAAGTGTCACCGTATTCACACATCACTCCAGCCGACTTTCCAGCTACTGCACTCTGtaatactactgtactactgcacaCTGTTCTCactctactgcacactgtactactgcacactgtactacTGCACATCTAGCACCAATATGTCTCTATGATGATGTTACCTGACATTGATGTTCATGATCTTGTCATACTGAGCCAGGTCTGTTGTCTCTATGCTGCCCATGGCCAGGATACCAGCGCTGTTAACGAGGACATCCAGCCGGCCGAAGTGAGCGATAGTTTGCTCCACTGTCTTCTTCACAATCTCCTCATCAGTAAGGTCTCCAGGGACAAGGAAAGGCTAATAAACACATAGAgattagagttcatcatagcacagagacggcactggtgaaagttaccaatgaccttctattggcatcagacaaaagacttgtctctgttcttgtcttgttagacctcagtgctgctttcgacactgttgatcatgacattctacgaCAGAGACTGGAAAATTGTGTTGGCATAataggaaccgcactaagctggtttaagtcctatttatctgagcgctctcaatttgtacttgttaacgataaatcctccatgacagccaaagtcagtcttggagttccacagggttctgtacttaggaccgattctattcaccttatatatgcttcctttgggcaatattataaggaaccactctataaactttcattgttatgcggatgatacccaattatatctatcaattaaaccagacgaaaccaatcaattggctaaacttcaagcatgtccttaactttttaatgttaaacacagacaaaactgaagttattatacttgaccctaaacgcattttctaatgacgtagaagctctggatggcattaatttggcctccagcaccaccgtaaggactcttggcgtcatctttgatcaggatctgtcttttaactcccacataaaacaaatatcaaggactgccttctttcatctacgtaacattgcaaaaataagacacatcctgtctcaaaattatgcagaaaatgtagtccatgcatttgttacttcaaggctggattactgcaactcattgttatcaggattgtcccaaaaagtcacttaagactcttcagttgatccaaaatgcagcggcacgtgtattgacaagaacaagggaAACAGGAATCATATTACtgcctgtattagctgctctgcactggctcctggtaaaatacagaatagaattcaaaatccttctcctgacttacaaagcaattaatggtcaggctcccgtatatcttaaagatctcatagtaccttataaaccaactagagcattgcgctcccagactgcagggttacttgtggttcctagagtctctaagagtacaatgggagccagagccttcagctatcaagctcctctccagtggaaccagcttccagtttgtgttcagggaggcagacaccctctccatatttaagagcaggctaaagactttcctttttgatgaagcttatagttagggctggctcaggtttgccttggatcagcccctagttatgctacTAAAGGCTttgactgccgggggacacctccctgctctcctccttctcttcctctctcctcccctccctctcttcttctccctctctatctgtatgcatttatgtaaatgtttgttactaactcatcatccgagGCATCATCctctggagtttctgtgtctctcatgtggcaggtttccactgataaagtttacgtcaggatcatgaatcgtggctgctcctgctgccctggtcctgctggacaccaggaagcctttttgacatttttctggattcatccaaactttcttttttttttcaatcatttctgtcaaatgttgtatttgtactatgttgtttatcctgtacacacgacatctattgcacagtctgtccgtcctgggagagggattcctcctcagttgctctctctgaggtttcttccattttttcccctttaattatggggtttcttttaggaagtttttccttgtgcgatgtgaaggtctaaggacagaggttgtgTATGCTGTACAGCAGGCCTATTAAATTAGCGGGCCGGATACGTtccttctgaacttttttctggcctgcaagaggttgcctgcaaatcgggctggcatatatagcatacataaaactaaagcctgattcacaccaaatgcggtgaaaacgcaggtgtttccatcccactccgagctgcagcggcgtccGGAAAAACCCGCACTCTGTCCGCACGtgccatcggctcagtcaagctcacgctgcacactaggttggcgggccacagagagagtcactcccttactttagctcggcaAGCTAACgacacgcttcaagatgtctctctcaaagccaaagaaacctagagttgattctgaaaaccgtcacttccagagcgaatggacggacaaatatttatttactttgccagccgcaaaaagtaataaactggtgtgtttatcgtgcaacaaatgtatttccatgatgaaagaatacaacgtgaagaggcactacaagtcaagtcacggctcgttttctgccagatttcccgtgggctcaggggaacggagaaggaaagtacagggaccgttagcatcatttaacggagtcaagtggcttttggtcgcttttgcccGGAACAAGAGAGTcacgatagcagccctgctttgcttagttctctcctctcctctcctcgctgtgtctgactgactgagccccgcgaagcagagaaaagaatgtgaacgcgcaaagtaacgcagtaaacacggaaacgtgcacataaacaagatacatatcatttaataaaagacctgttcaatgtgacaactgagttctgaatatattaaaaaaaaagtgtaatttctctcactgactgaaacaggctcaacatgacagaagtgtgatatgtttgtagttctataggagtacatcacctgacttaatgtgatgcattcttagtgtaaatacaaagacacatctgctttatgattacaataagcctacttactgttaaattgtaaaaatgtgtaagatatgtatgttattgtgagtctgatgctactgtttcactatgttctatttgcatttagtatttcattttatggatatggacttgttttcaaagcaccttatgtatgcttggaagtgatgtaatgaattaaggtgatacaaataaagtgaaacaaggggatgcacgtgactagttcattccatgtattagtaactattaacactactgtaagtaagagttatgtgtagtgattcattgacaaagtattgtgtggcccacaaacccccagtgactTTCCTAtttggcccacttgctaatgaagttgaatagccctggtttacagtctgtaaagcacactgagacaaatgtagaatgtgtgatattgggctatataaatgaatttgatttgatttgatttgagatatacactaaatgtttcattttgttcGCTAATGTTTGGATGATACGGTCAGATTGCaggttgcatttttttttaatgtaattgtatGCGTTAACTTGTATACCAGTGTCAAAAATGGCCACTTTATATCGTCTATATACGTATTTACAACCATGCTGCATATGCCAATTTGAAACAAAACcaattaaattagttttaccCTAAGGTAGTTTTTCTAATTATGcctatatttaaaaacatgattaaataaaaaatatgctATGTGCTCAGTATATGCTACATTGTTATGTATATCCCCTGGAAACCTAATATTAGAGTGGTAATTGTGAGTTTACATGTCTATACAGACAGGACGCAATAATTATTCCGTCCAAGGGGAACTACATTCAAAGGAACTTTGGCAGTGTCAACATGTATGTTCTCTGGTTAAACGTTATCCAAGTCACGTATTGTACACAACTCAGTATGTGACTTACCTCGGCAGCTCCACAGTCGGTGCACTGTTTTGCTATTTTTTTTAGGTTTTCCACGTCACGGCCGTTAAGAGCCAGCAGAGCTCCGAGTTTGGCGAACAGGACGCTCGTGCCTGCCCCGATGCCCGAGCTGGCCCCCGTTATCAGTGTCACTTTCCCCTTCAGGGAAGACACCtgaaatacatacaaacaccaAGTCTATCAGGTGTCCACACAGCACCTTACGGCCAATAAATGAactgtcatgtgtttcttaactGTATTGAAGCAATGATACAATACGAGGACAAAACGGCAAAGCAAACAAAGAATACTTACTTTAAATGCATCGTCTGAGGCCATGAGTTCGGTGGGGTTTTCATGAACTTGCGTTTAGAGCAAGCGCGACATGCTTCGTCCATTAATGATGACGCTAGTTGACGCAACATGGACCCATATTTGTAGTTCATTATGAATGCTGAAACAATATCAAAGGtattgaaaatgaaacaataataaaataatacattctgtGAAAGAAGGAAAGTTATTCCAAGaggaaaaaatattttgcaCAACATTTTAAAGGCAGTAATTGGCAAAGGGCACTGctaatacaatataaattatGTCAAAACGTTACACAATATATGATCAACCAATTCAAATTCTgagattttttaaacaaatgtgatttttgCAACGATGAACCAGAATCTATAACACATGTATTTTACAATGCTATACAGTCACTTACTTTTTGGACTGCAAGATTAGATTAGGTTTTGTGGTAAATTAATCATAATTTCAAAGTTATTGTCAAAGTGTAATTAGACATTTTGAACATGATACATTTAACATAGAATTAGGGTAAACGTGTTGATTATATGTTAAATTTGACATACTTGTATGTAAAATTacaaacaaatgacacatttttatgtgagttgaaagaatatattaacatacatatatatacatacatatatacatacatatatatatacatacatatatatatatatatatacatacatatatatatacatatatatacacatatatatatatatatatatatatatatatacacacacacatatatacatatacatatatatatatatatatacatacatatatatatacatatatatacatatatatatatatatatatatacacacatatacatatacatatatacatatatatatatatatatatatatatacacacatatacatatatatatatgtatatgtatatatgtgtgtgtatatatatatatatatatatatatatatatatatatatatatatatatatatatatatatatatatatatacacacacatatatatatatatatatatatatttttttttttttcaataatgataaaaacagaCTATATTAATTATAACGTTTTATTTATCACAAAACATtgacattatatttacataacccataaagaaaaaagaagatcaGTATCTGTTTAGCAGTGAAGCACAAAGTCCACCGTGTTTTCTTTTTGGGCTGAATTGTGAATGTGTGAAGAATAACCTACAATTCTTCATAACAACAGCTTTGTCAAACAAAGGGGATGCAAAACCATTTCTTAAAAAATTATATCTAGATAGAAATTAGAGAGAGCATTCCCTTGCATTTTTCTTTGGGAGGCCAAATGTAGCACTACTCTGTGGACAGTGACTAAGGTGTTGACATATTTTAACCACAAGGTACATTTTACCCAAACGCCATTTAAATTCTAGGTCATAACTATTAGACACTGCCGGTATCACAGCTCAGCATTTTACAGTCAGTGTCCTGTTCATTGTTGAGGTCTGGgtactacacactgcatcaACAGGCTTATTGAAAATATCAGAGTCCAAATTTGTGTAAAAGGCCTTTTTTGCATGTCTGAAAAGAAAGCTGTCTATCCAGCAAAAGGGTTGGCATTAATGGTCACATCCTTTATCCGGGTTTCAGTCAGTGGTCGGAACGTCTTTTCATTGACAGGCAGTTTCTCCAGTTCATCCAGTGTCTCCAGGCCATCGATAATCCTACACGTTGAAGAGAGTGAGATGTCAGCTGCAATAAAAAATTATATTCTAATCTGCCAAGAAGCTGTCAAAACAATTTTCAGCAATCATTATTCCCATCTCACATAGCACTAATCTATCTGTATAAAAGGTTGCATACTTTCCAAACACTGTGTACTTCATGTCCAGATGTGGCTGTTTGGCATATGTGAAGAAAAACTGGGAGCCATTTGTGTTGGGGCCGTTGTTTGCCATTGAGACCACTCCTCTTACATTAtgctgaaataaaagaaagcaGACGTACAGAACGGTTACAATTTTAAAGACTGACCCCTGATAAGATATGAGGTAAAACTTCTTCCTGATGTAGGCAAGCAACCTAGAATTAGTAGGGACTCACTTTTAGGTGTTCACTGTACTCATCTTCATATTTGCGACCCCATATGCTTGTTCCTCCTTTGCCTGTGCCTGATTGGTTTAAACAAAATACAGGGAAGAAAGAACAATAAGTGAGGAGTGAATTCTGACATGTCAGTCAGTGTGGAAATGCAGAAGATGAAACAACAATCCTGTACCTGTAGGATCTCCAGTTTGAACCATGAAACCTTTAATATTTCGGTGGAAGACACATCCGTTGTAGAACCCACTGCCACACAAAGCAAGGAAGTTCTGTAAATAGTAAGACTTATGTTAGGATATTCCATGACTTTGTTGTGTACATCCCTGTTTAGACCTTTAAAAATTACAGTAGCATTATTATCCCAAAGGGTGCAATACATTTTCTACTAAAATTAACCCAAACATGAACATTGTCTGTAATAACATACCATACAAAAACAAGGAGCATTCAACAGACTGCAAAGACgcaatgtaactaagtacatttactcaagtattgtacttaagtacaaatttgaggtacaTATAATTGAGTATTTCCGTtgtatgttactttatacttccgACTTCGATACTTGCTACTTTGCAGAGtgagattattaatacaaaatataatcaagtTATAAAtcataatgtatttgtatgGTATAACCCGCCATGCATCGCCATCTCCCGAAACAGACTTTCGTACTCGTTCTGAAATGAACAGAAACAGCAGCCAAAGAGTCTTTAACTGTAAAGTTAGTTGACTTACCTCACATGTTTTCGGTGCCCGCTCACAAAACAATTCTATTTTAATTTCTCCTAGATCTGTTTGAAGGGTGACAGCCTGTAATAATGAcgaaagaaaacacaatcatTAAGCTTTAACTTTTAGGAGGCAAATATATTCGTACGTTTTTGCTACCTAGCTTAGCCTGTTCGCCAGAATGCAGAAATAAGCACATTCTCATTATATAAGAAGTTTCTGGGCTGGCTCCTAACCAACATATCCCCGTTAAAACACCTTATTAGTGTATAGCTTCCTAAACAGTTTTCTTATGTTTATGTTGACAGATATCTACTGGAAATATTCAATCAAATTTACCATTTCAAACGTTGCGTCTTTGAACAAGTGTGTCGGAGAAACATGTCCGTCTGGGCGCAGTAGCCCAACAATGAATGGTTCCGCAATGAATTTACGGTCATTTAAAACGAACACAGTAGTTATTATTCTACTGTGCCAATCATTGACCTATTTACACGTTATGGAAGTGTGACCTCAGTACAGAGCTGTTAAAGCCCAATGGAAACAGTattcaaaccaaaccaaaaacagtGGTTAATGTTACAGTGTATTTTTACTTGTGTATTTATAACAGCctttatttcttaattttatttttatttactttttaacgGCGGGAGGGTGGtggcagatgtgtaatgtcatgtcttttaagctactggatgcctaaattttcctcaggatcaataaagtatctatctatctagaatCAACACTTGTGATGCTGTTGAGACATGGCCAAATTAACCTGCTATGATGATGCACCTTGACAGAAATTCTGGGCCCTTTTTAGACCCCCAACTTCCCCTTTTCTTTGAAATTTATACCATTTTCCATGAGTCCTCTGCTTGAGTGTTATCAGATTTGTATTGCGTAATTTGAGTAACATACAGGTAAAAAAAACCCTGATATATTTAATGTCTTAAAACTAGATTTTTTTGATACAGGGGCCTTCTTCAAGACAGGGCCTCAACATGAGGTAGTACAGCAGAATACACCTTAAAGTCCTCATGTCAATTGAGTTTGTGCTTTAGCAGTGCATGATCCCAAACACAGGGCGTGCAGTTAACAGATTATTTTCCCAATACCAAAATACAACAGAGAATGGGCATTCACAACATTCAAACCCTTAATCAAAAGAATGAAGTCAATCATGTTCATTTTATTGTAACTCTAGTGGATGGTGTGCAGGAGATGATGGGACACATGCGCAAACAGAATACTCACTGTAACATCATTCATGTCAATACTGATACACTGATGATTTccttattaattaaaacatcacCTATGATTGGATTAGAGTTGGGAAACATTGAAGAAAAAAGATTTTGTACccaaaaaataaagattttaagagaaagacaaagatgaACATCATGGGGTTAGAAAGTCTCATTGTGccaacatacatacacaggGATAACACTTTCACACTTCATCCGTGCTAATCACGACGAAGACCTTTCTGAAACAATACCGCTCAGTTTGTACATGGTCATTgaggaaaacacagaaatgttaaaCCAAGtagtttctttaaaaacacaaacatttagttttgaaCCAGCAGTCAATATTCAATAAACCAAActagaaaaaaaatgtatagaaaTGCATATAAAACTAACtttataaataattgtttaaattaataaaaacacaaggtgtattaaaaaaataggCAATCAGTACTAGCTGGCTTCCTGAGAAATTTAGTTATATTGTAATAATACCTATCTTATAACTGTAACAATAactgtcaaaatgtaaaaaaaaaaattttgtCCAACACAGAACAGGAATATTAACGGATAAAAAGCTAATCTATTAACTGATACAATTGTACTAGCAACCTACACAGTGTCTCTTTAATGTACTGACCCATTACTTGCAGTGCTCACTGAAACACTTTACATAGAATTAGAATAGTTGATTGTCTTAATCTGTGGTGTATTGCTGAGGTGTTCTGGAtgccatttaaaatgttccaGCTGGGattgaaggtaaaaaaaaaattaaaaaaacttgaaATACTTATCTAATATCATTTTAATCTCATGGCTGGCAGTCATTCAGTCAATCCTTCCCATAccaaatacatacaaaacattcaGTTGTATACCATTAGTTGCACTTacctaaatgtaatttatggagAGCTGCTTAACTTAACTTTTAACTTTACTTAACTTGAAATTCTCACCATCACCTTAGTACAATGAAAAAATTAATGCCCATGCACATTAGAAAACTACATCACTACTAACCTTTACATCGTTTAAATAAAGGCAATATTGCACAATATCGCATAGTTAAACatgttaatgaaataaatgtacataGCTTAAAATATTCCTATGCTTTTCATCCCAGTTATTGTACTGCATATTGCTACTGTCCAAGGTTTCTTTGCAGTTAggtttattaaaacataaactGATATTCGTTTGTTCTCGGGGTTAACATAAGAGCCCCTATTGTGTGCTTTGCTGTGTCAGAGCTGTGGTATTGATCTTGAAATCCAGATTTTTAGCTTACTGTGGCAAAACACAAGTGCAGAAAAGTCTTTATCAGCCTAAAAGTATCACACATTTGTCTACAAATGAACACACTTTGAAACCAGAGAAATACACGACAACAATTAGAATGACCCGCCTTGAAAGTATAGAAGacgaaaaataaataaataaaatcaacagaaTATGACACCAAGTCAACATGATAAGAAACTAAGACAACATTTGTACTGCCGGGTGGGTGTACACCTAGGACCGGCTTGCTTTGAGGTGACAAGTCAAACTTTGATCTCATAGATCCAATTTAGTAAAACAAGAGGATAAGATATTACTTTGtcattttgatttttttaatatattatctaAATTATAATTTCTAgctttttgtctgtctttatctCCCTGATGAAGATGGGTTTCTATAGGAGGGGagtgcatttctttttctttttttcatcaagCTTTTTGGATTAAAAGCTCAAATTTAACACGACAATGAAGTTTCAGAAATGACCATTTTGGACTTTATTGCTTTGTTCTTTCACATAAATAGAACTTGGATTCAATTCCATATTCACCTCATCTTAATGTATCCAATATAGCCATTTAAATAGCTTTATATTAAAAGATGGCTGTAATTCTACCCACGGTAAACATCTACACTGAACATTGCACCGTATTTTGATGAATGCAGTTCAGCAAGATTAAACTAACATAATAACTACCCCACCAAGCTAGGAACATCATATTAATCTTACatggttataataataataataatgaactgAAATTAATACAAGGCCAGGTGTTCAGAAAACAGATTTGAGGACATGTCTGGTATGTGCAGACGATAACTCTCAACTATCAGGGCGTACAAGCAGACCAGTGCTTACTTCATACCCGCCACAGAAAGAGGTAATAAACTAATCTAGTGTTCCAGGTAAGCATCTGCGTCCGTTTCAAACATAATCACTAATGTTTGGAGGCTCCATTTCAATGTCAATATTGTgttatcctgttttattttcatttgaaatattgtgATGCAGACATGACTCATTTCCCCCAGAGtggttcattttgttttgtgcaattcattacaaacaaacaatgtggATGCAGCATGACCATGAAACAGAGTTTGCTCAATTCCCACTGAACAGTATACTGGCAGTAAGAGCTGGGTATCTGCTTGTTGATAAGATGCTCCGCTAATGTGATTGtttgggggggcgggggggtaTATTGTAATGCTAGTCCACTGGGTAGCATTCAGCAGAAGAATTGCTATTCCGAGTGCTTGGTCAAACACACTACAGAAAGAGGCCATCAACCCCTCCACTCTGCCAAACTGGCCCCAGGTAAGAATTGCACTATACCACATGTTGTACTGCTACCAAGACCCTCTCAGGCCGGGGATCTCAGAATCCATAACCTTCCTTGACATAACTCATGATTTATCCGATATAGGATTTTCCGACTAAGCAAATATGAAGAGAAGAAAGGGTATGACCATTAAAGCCATGGAATAGAATCATTCTGACTTAAACTTATAGAATTGCTAACTTTTTGATGTAGTTTGCTTGTAATTAGCATCGTCATTCCCAATatgcaaatataacatttgGTAATTTAATCAAATGACTTACTGTAAGTGAAAATCtgcattatatttcattaaGATGAAAATCAGGCCaatagtttttctgtaatcatgGTGACAAAccgacaaacaaacagaaccgAAAACAGCGTTCTCTGAGTGCATTCTAGTCGTTAATGTATTCCCTGTTGATCAGACAAGGACCTGATACTTTAGTAATTACCCACGGTAGAAACATAGTTTAAgttctttttctgtcttgaGCAAAGTTGGCCCAAACTTCTCCACCATAACTGAGAAGCATGTAACATGTAAAGCGCACGCTGCTGATCCCGATGGCACTGCTACATAATTGCTAAAAAGCATGATTAATGTGTTACAATATGATAGGCCTGAGAGGTTGTTTGTGAAGGAAGGAAACTCTACCGCACGGTCAAGAATTGAGAGAACAACCAGAAGCTACCAGTATTTTCATTCTGCCCAACTGGCACTGGTTCTCAATACCCAACCTTACTGGCAGTACACTGCAGCAGTACTACTGCCTTCTTCATCAAGCACTCGGGGAGACAATAGGCGTTCCTCCTGTGTCAGGGCCCAGTTGGTCAGTATCCGTTTTATCTCACAGCCACAGTTTAAGCCTGTTCTTTGTCAATTTTCCATAACTGTTCCTTGACCTCCGTGGGCAGGGTGTTGAAGAGGTCCTCCTCCACTACGAGGCCGGTTCTCTTTAGCTGTCGGCACTCGCCCAGCTCCACGGGCAGACACTCCAGGCGGTTTCCTCGCAGCTCGAGCTGTGTCAGCCCGGTCAGCTCTCCAAACCGCGACGGCAAAGACTGCAGGCAATTGTTCCCCAAGTTCAAAGTGCGAAGCTTCTTGCACTGGAACAGCTCATTAGGCAGACTCTCAATCTTCATTTCAAAGTGGGGAGGGGGGTGTGATGGAAGAGAAACGGAGATATTAGAATTTGCAAGTTAAACTTTTTTCAGCAGCAAACTAATTGTTACAAACAAACCATAAAAAGGTGTGTACTCACCCTGTTGGCTGTCACTGCCAGGTACTGGAGATTCTGGAGGAAGCCAATGTCTGTAGGGATATAGGTGAGGTTGTTATGGCTCAGGTCCAGGAAGCGCAGCTTGCGGCAATAAAACAACTGGCTGGGCATCTTCTCGATCTTGTTTCTGTTCAGGTAGAGTTTCTCCAGGTTTGTCAGTGTGCCAATCTGGATGGGAATATAGGCAATCTGGTTGTACCAGAGTTTAAGGCAGACCAGCCGGTGAAGGTGCTGGAAGCTGATGATCTCCTCGATGGTCTTCAGGTTGTTGTCCTTCAGATCAATCTCCTGCAAGTTGTGCAAGCTGAAGATGGAGTGCGGTATGCGTTCGAGATCACAGCGAATGAGCTCCAGCTCGGTCAGGTTCACCATCTTCTTCAGGCTGTTGAGCACCATCAGCTTGGTGCCTTCATTATTGACGGAAAGCTTCTGGAGGTGCATGCCCACGTCGGTCACCACCTGAGGTAGCTTGGTGAGATTGCTCTTCAGACGAAGAACTTTGAGCCTCTTGAGCTCCCGGAGCCCGTCGATGACAATGTAACGGTTGTTCTCCGCACTGAGATTCCCTGTCAGATGAAGCTCGCTAAGATTCTTCAGACTGTAGATCCATAAGGGAATCTCTTTGATGTCAGTGAACTTGATATGCAGGGACTTCAAGTTCTCACGCAAAAAAGCCAATGCGGGAGCTTCGATTTTGGCTGGTGTGTGGTAAAGCCACATCTCTCGCAGGTTGACCAGCTGCGCGATGATCGGCGGGATGGTGACATCGGGGATAAGCTCCAGTTTAAGAACCTCCAGCTCCATCAGGTCAAATACGGTGTCTGGAATGCCACTCAGCATGAAAAGGTGCAACTCCAACTTCTCCTGGGAGTTCTTGGTAATCCTCTGCCGGAGCTTGTCCAGTGTCCACTCATTGTTGAGGTTGAGTTGCCTCAGCTTATTCTCGCTTACTTCCGAGAGGAACACAGCGAAGCGTTTCGAGTAAAGAGGGTCATACTGATCTATCATGTGCATCATGAATGCAAAGTCATTCTTCACATCCGGTATGTCACTGTAACTGCTCTCTTCCCGTATGGACTCAAAGGAGTACTTCTTTAGCGAACGCCGAAGCATCCAGCAAAGTGTGTACATGCAGATCAAACCATACACTACTACT from Cottoperca gobio chromosome 9, fCotGob3.1, whole genome shotgun sequence includes:
- the ppil3 gene encoding peptidyl-prolyl cis-trans isomerase-like 3, giving the protein MAVTLQTDLGEIKIELFCERAPKTCENFLALCGSGFYNGCVFHRNIKGFMVQTGDPTGTGKGGTSIWGRKYEDEYSEHLKHNVRGVVSMANNGPNTNGSQFFFTYAKQPHLDMKYTVFGKIIDGLETLDELEKLPVNEKTFRPLTETRIKDVTINANPFAG
- the lrrc8ab gene encoding volume-regulated anion channel subunit LRRC8A — protein: MIPITELRYFVDTQPAYRILKPWWDVFTDYISIVMLMISVFGGTLQVTQDKMICLPCKWVVNQTCKRNFNSTLAASLLEPKGIQYDLDRHQYNYVDAVCYENRLHWFAKYFPYLVLLHTLIFLACSNFWFKFPRTSSKLEHFVSILLKCFDSPWTTRALSETVVEESDPKPMKMNGSMDHKESVISEDVEASVPMLQRTKTRFEQGIVDRTETGVLDKKEGEQAKALFEKVKKFRIHVEEGDIVYRLYIRQTIIKVIKFIFIICYTGYYVHDIKFSVDCSVNIESLTGYSVYRCAHPLATLFKILACFYISLVVVYGLICMYTLCWMLRRSLKKYSFESIREESSYSDIPDVKNDFAFMMHMIDQYDPLYSKRFAVFLSEVSENKLRQLNLNNEWTLDKLRQRITKNSQEKLELHLFMLSGIPDTVFDLMELEVLKLELIPDVTIPPIIAQLVNLREMWLYHTPAKIEAPALAFLRENLKSLHIKFTDIKEIPLWIYSLKNLSELHLTGNLSAENNRYIVIDGLRELKRLKVLRLKSNLTKLPQVVTDVGMHLQKLSVNNEGTKLMVLNSLKKMVNLTELELIRCDLERIPHSIFSLHNLQEIDLKDNNLKTIEEIISFQHLHRLVCLKLWYNQIAYIPIQIGTLTNLEKLYLNRNKIEKMPSQLFYCRKLRFLDLSHNNLTYIPTDIGFLQNLQYLAVTANRIESLPNELFQCKKLRTLNLGNNCLQSLPSRFGELTGLTQLELRGNRLECLPVELGECRQLKRTGLVVEEDLFNTLPTEVKEQLWKIDKEQA